AGTGGTGCGTCTTAAACGGAGCCCTTGGGAGCTGGGCGGACTCCCAAGTGTAAGTAGCCTTACCTGGTCATTCGGGGCTCTCACCAGGTGGACTGTTTATTTCCCCGGTACTCGTGGGACTTATATGGAGTCACAGAATCAACAAGAAAAATCAAACCCTACAGATCTTGATCTGGAAACCATACAGCAGGCAGTAACTTCAAGCAATCTGGTGTTGGAAGTTTCTGCCTGTTCATCACATACAATTACCACCGATAAGGAAATGGCAGGTGGTGATGCCATTGTGGAAGGTAAATCCATGGACACCGTGtcagaggaaggtgaactggactaTAACCTCAaagtaccttttaaaataaaaaagcaaatattgAAGGAGAAAAAGGTGGCTGATGGCTCTTGGCTTCCGGAGTCAGAATGGAGGAGGCGAAGAGGAAAGAAATCGGCCAATGTTAGAAAGAAAGAAGCTGCTATTAGGAGGAAGTATGGGTTAGTTACGGCAGTAGCTGCAGGGACGAACCCTACGTCATCAGATAGAAGGCTAGAACCAGTTCCAGCTATTTCTGTAGAGACGGTTTCTACCTCATCAGGCAGAAAGTGGGAATCAGTTCCAGCTGTTGCTACAGGAACGTACCCTACCTTATCAGACAGAAGGTTGGAATCAGTTTCGGCTTTTGCTATAGGGACAAACCCTAACTCATCAGGCAAAAGGTGGGAGTCAGTTCCGGCTTTTGCTGTAAGGACAGACTCTACCTCATCAGGCAGAAGATTGGAGCCAGTTCCGGCTATTGCTGTAGAGACGAATTCTACTCTGTCAGGCACAAGGTGGGAGTCAGTTCCTCCCACTCCATCTAGCAAAAGGCTGATGTGGTCGGATGGCTCATCAGCAAATGAAGTAAGGTGTCCACCAAAGAAGCGTCTAATGGAAACTCAAACCCACACTAGTTTCCAACCTCTTTGGTCTGAAGGAACGGGAGATACTTTTAGAGAAATGGGGCATAAGATGGTTGTTGCTCCTGAAAACTACCCTGAAGAGTGCTTTTCAGAGGAGGAGGCTTCAGAGCTGCAGGGGCGCATATTTGATGAGGTTTTCTCAGTCAAAGGTGTGCGCCTGCAATTCAGGAAGTGCTTTTCTGAGAAAGGTACTTTTGTCTTACTTTGTGGAAATGATGAGACTAGAGATTGGTTGCTGGATCTGGCTCCGTGGTTGAGGGTTGGTGGCACTGAGGGGAGGGGTGTGATCGTTGGAGACTATAAAACCATCATTCgatctaccaaggtcttcctCAAGGTCTGTGGACTTCTGGCACAGAAGGATCCTAAGGACATCCTGAAATACATTTCCATTCAAAATGATGGAATCTCTGCAGAGGACTGGAAAGTCGTTGGGAATGTCCAGGCAGGGAATTCTAGGACCATTGCATTCTTAATTGATGAAGATTCTGCAGACACTCTTAGGGCGAGGAACTGGAGAGTGTTCATTGGAATAGAGCAGATCCAGCTGGGGCCGAGATTTGGGAAGGTTGATCATAGAGGTAAATATTCCTCAGATTAACCTTCAGTACAAAACGGTGCTAGCTGTGTTGTGTAGGTAATTAATAGTAGAGAAATTTTACGTTGCCCTGAGTCAGAAACCCTGAGTTAATAAGGGTAGGGTATCGGGGTTATCTATGAACAGGGTTAAGCTAGTTTTTATCCTGTTTAAAAAATTGGGATGCGTAGTTCTTAGCAACAGGCTGAACAGCATTTCTATCTTGGATCATTGTTGCAGTGACCTGTCCAATGTCTGACTATTTGGGACTGACAATGGTTAGCTCCTGATGCATTGGTCATCATATTTGTGTTATGATGGTGTTAAGCTTCTATCCTCCAGGAAGGCTGGTTGTCATGGTAGACCAAGCTGGGAGGATGGAATCTGATCTTCTGTGAGTTATGCTCCAGCTTTTACAATGAGGTGTGAGGCAGTCCCAACATCATCAATAAAGGTAGGTCACATTTAGAGTTTGTTATCTGTAACAGATTAACTTAGTGGATGTGGGCAATGTTGCTACTTTCAGGtctaggctatatatatatatatatatatatatatatatatatatatatatatatatacatacatatatacatatatatacgttaaattgtataaatggcaatagctttttgtgattcaatgtttattgaaattatatatatatatatatatatatatatatataaaatataaaccatcACTCTCTTATACTCACATTTGTTCCAATGTAGAGTTTCTTGTAGAAATCCTAGAAACCAGCTGTCATTCAGTCaataatttattagattattacacataaaataggtgttatatattttgtatgtcatAGGTTTATAACAAGGATGAAATGAAAATGCCTCTATTAAAGATGTGAAGTTAGGCCTATGAAGCACTCTCTACCATTCAACCTCATATTGTTACAGTAAAT
The Homalodisca vitripennis isolate AUS2020 chromosome 1, UT_GWSS_2.1, whole genome shotgun sequence DNA segment above includes these coding regions:
- the LOC124367176 gene encoding uncharacterized protein LOC124367176 isoform X1; translation: MHGARVVRLKRSPWELGGLPSVSSLTWSFGALTRWTVYFPGTRGTYMESQNQQEKSNPTDLDLETIQQAVTSSNLVLEVSACSSHTITTDKEMAGGDAIVEGKSMDTVSEEGELDYNLKVPFKIKKQILKEKKVADGSWLPESEWRRRRGKKSANVRKKEAAIRRKYGLVTAVAAGTNPTSSDRRLEPVPAISVETVSTSSGRKWESVPAVATGTYPTLSDRRLESVSAFAIGTNPNSSGKRWESVPAFAVRTDSTSSGRRLEPVPAIAVETNSTLSGTRWESVPPTPSSKRLMWSDGSSANEVRCPPKKRLMETQTHTSFQPLWSEGTGDTFREMGHKMVVAPENYPEECFSEEEASELQGRIFDEVFSVKGVRLQFRKCFSEKGTFVLLCGNDETRDWLLDLAPWLRVGGTEGRGVIVGDYKTIIRSTKVFLKVCGLLAQKDPKDILKYISIQNDGISAEDWKVVGNVQAGNSRTIAFLIDEDSADTLRARNWRVFIGIEQIQLGPRFGKVDHRGKYSSD